One window of the Prochlorococcus marinus XMU1411 genome contains the following:
- a CDS encoding PLP-dependent transferase, translating into MRDLLKNPIWKNLELGHAIPDSIHAVSVALPTWNDVKNYEEKNKECMNLLKSIYPRFGLNPIVKRLCEKIKKDNYYINKSIWPYSNESIAFKAKKYIDRNTSEQFSLIEKRDNLAFLITEKEGSIYAKSFWQHTGLGISSRAAAIELGLEDCPPKSYVNECSQRIKNRISKSTKINSNNIHLTSSGMSALHTSLEIIYKLFPAKPTLQIGFPYVDVLKLPMNIFHGAKLITEENCEDIELEIKRINPSALIIELPSNPMLKCVNIKKISKIAKKLNIPLIVDDTIGSNLNINSLEHADIVFTSLTKIFSGSGDILAGSLILNPKSKWIDQFRNALNEINIPILSDGDTVYLEKVSRDVNQRVFEQNKACLKLKKRLETHSEIKNIFHPENCPNFNSLLTSDGGYGCLLSFELNGGLNKAKKFYDSLKVSKGPSLGTKFTLVCPYVLLAHYDELDWAESFGIPSHLIRVSVGLEDQDQLWKTFSEALNNF; encoded by the coding sequence TTGAGAGATTTACTTAAAAACCCTATATGGAAAAATTTAGAGTTGGGACATGCAATCCCTGATAGTATTCATGCCGTTTCTGTAGCATTACCAACTTGGAATGATGTAAAAAATTACGAGGAAAAAAATAAAGAATGTATGAATTTATTAAAGTCCATATACCCAAGGTTCGGGCTAAACCCCATCGTGAAAAGATTATGCGAAAAAATAAAAAAGGATAATTACTACATCAATAAAAGTATCTGGCCATATTCGAATGAAAGCATAGCTTTTAAAGCAAAAAAATACATTGATAGAAATACTTCTGAACAATTTTCATTAATAGAAAAAAGAGATAATTTAGCTTTTTTAATAACTGAAAAAGAAGGAAGTATTTATGCAAAATCTTTTTGGCAACATACTGGTCTTGGTATATCTTCAAGAGCTGCTGCTATAGAACTCGGTCTTGAAGATTGCCCTCCAAAATCGTACGTAAATGAATGTTCTCAAAGAATAAAAAATAGAATTTCTAAATCTACAAAAATTAACTCTAATAATATTCACTTAACTTCATCTGGAATGTCTGCATTGCATACATCATTAGAAATCATATATAAATTATTTCCAGCTAAACCAACACTCCAAATTGGTTTTCCATATGTAGATGTACTTAAATTACCAATGAATATCTTTCATGGAGCCAAGTTAATTACAGAAGAAAATTGCGAGGATATTGAATTAGAAATCAAAAGAATAAATCCATCAGCATTAATTATTGAACTACCGAGTAATCCAATGCTCAAATGTGTAAATATTAAAAAAATTTCAAAAATAGCAAAAAAGTTAAATATTCCCTTAATTGTTGACGATACAATTGGTTCAAATTTAAATATAAATTCCCTAGAACATGCAGATATAGTTTTTACTTCACTTACAAAAATTTTTTCAGGTAGTGGTGATATTCTTGCCGGATCATTAATACTAAATCCAAAAAGTAAATGGATTGATCAGTTTAGAAATGCATTAAACGAGATTAATATTCCAATACTTTCCGATGGAGATACAGTTTATCTAGAGAAAGTTAGTAGAGATGTCAATCAAAGAGTTTTTGAACAAAATAAAGCATGTTTAAAATTAAAAAAAAGATTAGAGACCCATAGCGAGATTAAAAATATTTTCCATCCTGAAAATTGTCCAAATTTTAATTCTTTACTTACTTCTGATGGAGGATACGGCTGCTTATTATCGTTTGAATTAAATGGAGGATTGAACAAAGCTAAGAAATTTTATGATTCTCTAAAAGTATCTAAAGGACCTAGTTTAGGTACAAAATTTACTCTAGTTTGTCCTTATGTTTTACTGGCTCATTATGACGAGTTAGATTGGGCTGAAAGTTTTGGTATACCCTCGCACCTTATTAGAGTATCAGTTGGATTAGAAGACCAAGATCAATTATGGAAAACCTTTTCTGAAGCACTAAATAATTTCTAA
- a CDS encoding trans-sulfuration enzyme family protein yields the protein MGNKENNIKKPGFKTLSIHHGETFAEETGCVMPPIFSTSTFKHGNKDNFDYTRSGNPNFRILENILKSIEDSKYCTVFGSGISAVTAISSTLKSGDKILCESNLYGCTVRMFEKVFKKFGLEVLYTDFTNENNIKKISNFKPTLIWLESPTNPLLKVLDIKAICDEANKLQIPVVVDNTFSTALIQKPLDLGATLSLVSTTKFINGHSDALGGAVLTNNEVWNSKMLFSQKALGLQPSPFDSWLITRGVKTLPLRIEQQTQSAKLISEELENHKIISQVIYPFNQKHPQFNLAKSQMRSGGSMITLKLNLNKEDTFKFCKSLKYFSLAESLGGVESLICHPATMTHASVDEKTKNLLGIDDALVRLSIGCEDTNDLISDILFALNKF from the coding sequence ATGGGAAATAAGGAAAATAATATAAAAAAGCCAGGTTTTAAGACCTTATCTATTCACCATGGGGAAACATTTGCTGAAGAAACTGGATGCGTTATGCCTCCTATTTTTTCTACATCTACTTTCAAACATGGAAATAAAGATAATTTCGACTACACCAGATCAGGCAATCCAAACTTTAGAATTCTAGAAAACATCCTTAAATCAATAGAAGATTCTAAATACTGTACAGTTTTTGGATCTGGAATTAGTGCGGTAACTGCAATTTCATCAACACTAAAATCAGGTGACAAGATACTCTGCGAGTCAAATCTCTATGGTTGTACAGTGAGGATGTTCGAAAAAGTTTTCAAGAAATTTGGACTAGAAGTTTTATACACAGATTTTACAAACGAAAATAATATCAAAAAAATTTCAAACTTCAAGCCAACCTTGATATGGCTTGAAAGTCCAACTAATCCACTTTTGAAGGTACTTGATATTAAGGCGATTTGTGATGAAGCGAATAAACTACAAATCCCAGTAGTTGTGGACAATACCTTTTCTACGGCACTTATTCAAAAACCATTAGACCTTGGTGCAACACTATCACTCGTAAGCACAACAAAATTCATTAATGGACATAGTGATGCACTTGGTGGAGCAGTACTGACAAATAATGAGGTATGGAATAGCAAGATGCTTTTCTCTCAAAAAGCTCTAGGGCTTCAACCATCTCCTTTTGATAGTTGGCTCATTACGAGAGGAGTAAAAACTCTTCCTTTAAGAATCGAACAACAAACGCAAAGTGCAAAATTAATTTCTGAAGAATTAGAGAATCATAAAATAATTAGTCAAGTAATTTATCCTTTTAATCAAAAACATCCGCAATTTAATTTAGCAAAATCGCAAATGAGATCTGGAGGTTCGATGATCACCCTAAAATTAAATTTAAATAAGGAAGATACTTTTAAATTTTGCAAATCTCTCAAATATTTCTCACTAGCAGAAAGCCTTGGAGGAGTTGAAAGTTTAATTTGTCACCCAGCAACAATGACTCATGCCTCTGTTGATGAAAAAACAAAAAATCTTCTTGGGATAGATGATGCTCTTGTCAGATTATCAATTGGATGTGAAGATACAAACGATTTAATCTCAGACATTTTATTTGCTTTGAATAAATTCTGA
- the rpsD gene encoding 30S ribosomal protein S4, whose protein sequence is MSRYRGPRLRVTRRLGELPGLTRKASKKSNPPGQHGQARRKRSEYAIRLEEKQKLRFNYGVSEKQLVRYVKKARAQEGSTGTNLLRLLENRLDNVCFRLGFGGTIPGSRQLVNHGHVTVNGKVLDIAGYQCKSGDVIGIKENKASKKLVEGNIEFPGLANVPPHLDLDKPKLTGKINGKCDREWVALEINELLVVEYYSRKV, encoded by the coding sequence ATGTCAAGATACCGCGGCCCCAGATTAAGGGTTACGCGTCGCTTGGGAGAACTACCAGGTCTCACCAGGAAAGCTTCAAAGAAGTCTAATCCTCCAGGTCAGCACGGCCAAGCCCGTCGCAAGCGATCAGAATATGCAATTCGTCTAGAAGAAAAGCAGAAACTTAGGTTTAATTATGGAGTTTCTGAAAAACAACTAGTACGTTATGTAAAAAAAGCTAGAGCTCAAGAAGGATCTACAGGTACTAACCTACTAAGACTTTTAGAAAACAGACTTGATAATGTTTGTTTTAGATTAGGTTTTGGAGGTACCATTCCAGGCTCAAGACAATTAGTAAATCATGGCCATGTAACCGTTAATGGGAAGGTTCTTGATATTGCTGGTTATCAATGCAAATCAGGCGATGTAATCGGAATTAAAGAAAACAAAGCAAGCAAAAAACTTGTAGAAGGTAATATAGAATTCCCTGGCTTAGCAAATGTCCCACCTCATCTTGATTTAGACAAGCCTAAATTAACGGGAAAAATAAATGGGAAATGCGATAGAGAGTGGGTGGCTCTTGAAATAAACGAACTACTAGTTGTTGAATATTATTCAAGAAAAGTTTAA
- the yidD gene encoding membrane protein insertion efficiency factor YidD, with the protein MFKTINKSITSILLFMISFYQKWFSPFFGPRCRFIPSCSSYGYEAITRHGPWKGGWLTLKRLSRCHPLTPCGCDPVPD; encoded by the coding sequence GTGTTCAAAACTATTAATAAATCAATTACTTCTATACTTCTTTTTATGATTTCGTTTTATCAAAAGTGGTTTTCTCCTTTTTTTGGACCAAGATGCAGATTTATTCCAAGTTGCAGCTCTTATGGATATGAGGCAATTACTAGACATGGTCCTTGGAAGGGAGGGTGGTTAACTTTAAAAAGATTAAGCAGATGTCATCCTTTAACTCCCTGTGGATGTGACCCTGTGCCTGACTAA
- a CDS encoding glutaredoxin family protein: MKIFIFVRQGCCLCDSLKNKLAKINLNELFPNLEELKEIDIDRVDLYKDKYKKYDYEVPVIAVERIRSEEIIELPRISPRLKDDQLKNWFQKNISTILEK, from the coding sequence ATGAAAATATTTATTTTTGTTAGGCAGGGATGTTGCCTTTGTGATTCATTAAAAAACAAACTGGCAAAAATAAATCTTAATGAGTTATTCCCTAATCTAGAAGAGCTTAAAGAAATTGATATTGATAGGGTCGATTTATATAAAGATAAATATAAAAAATATGATTATGAAGTACCTGTTATTGCTGTTGAAAGAATTAGGTCCGAGGAGATCATAGAATTGCCTCGCATTTCTCCAAGATTAAAAGATGATCAATTAAAGAATTGGTTTCAAAAAAATATTAGTACCATTTTGGAGAAATAA
- a CDS encoding UDP-N-acetylmuramoyl-L-alanyl-D-glutamate--2,6-diaminopimelate ligase — MRSIKLFKLLDLVGIIPSSNLIDQEINNISFNSKEVQKGTLFLGMPGLNVDGGKFCIEAIENGAEAAIIGSAAKEKIGSIDRERILVIEDNLDYIFGQIVAEFWNRPSRKLKLIGVTGTNGKTTITFLLEYLLKKLGKKTALFGTLFNRWPGFSEVASHTTDFADKLQKKLNAAVEAESEFAILEVSSHSIAQKRISGCEFEAAIFTNLTQDHLDYHSDMESYFQTKRKLFFPPYLIERDGISVLNHDDPWISKLSSDLEKRSSLVSTKITKSEFKNHDFFFVTDKKFTENGSTCIFHTPKEKIQLFVPLVGEFNLMNAIQAITILYKLNFSLKDLSKLIRSFPGAPGRMEKIEIDNDDVSRSLPTVIVDYAHTPDGLKKVLQSIKKLCKGKLITVFGCGGDRDLGKRPLMGSIAEEFSDQLFITSDNPRSEEPQKIVNDILMGIKKREKITIEIDRFKAINKSIKFANKEDIVLIAGKGHEDYQILNDKVINFDDRKIAYKLLKEKRKSQ, encoded by the coding sequence ATGAGATCTATAAAATTATTTAAACTTTTAGATTTGGTAGGAATTATTCCTTCATCAAATCTTATCGATCAAGAAATCAATAATATTTCTTTTAACTCTAAAGAAGTACAAAAAGGAACTTTATTTTTAGGAATGCCTGGTTTAAATGTTGATGGAGGAAAATTTTGTATTGAGGCAATTGAAAATGGCGCGGAGGCTGCCATTATTGGCTCTGCTGCAAAAGAGAAAATTGGATCTATTGATCGAGAAAGGATTTTGGTTATTGAGGATAATTTAGATTATATTTTTGGTCAAATTGTAGCTGAGTTTTGGAATAGGCCTTCAAGAAAACTTAAACTTATTGGTGTTACTGGTACTAATGGAAAAACGACAATTACTTTCTTATTGGAATATCTTTTAAAAAAATTAGGGAAAAAGACAGCATTATTCGGGACCTTGTTTAATAGATGGCCTGGCTTCTCAGAAGTGGCTTCTCATACAACTGATTTCGCCGATAAACTTCAAAAGAAATTAAATGCTGCTGTTGAGGCAGAATCTGAATTCGCGATATTAGAGGTAAGTTCTCATTCTATTGCTCAAAAGAGGATATCAGGATGCGAATTTGAGGCTGCTATTTTTACTAATTTAACTCAAGATCATCTTGATTATCACTCAGATATGGAATCTTATTTTCAAACAAAAAGAAAATTGTTTTTCCCACCTTATTTAATAGAAAGGGATGGAATTTCTGTATTAAATCACGATGACCCTTGGATATCTAAATTATCGTCTGATCTTGAAAAAAGATCTTCATTAGTGTCTACAAAGATTACTAAAAGTGAATTTAAAAATCATGATTTTTTTTTCGTAACAGATAAAAAATTTACTGAAAATGGCTCAACCTGCATTTTTCATACACCTAAGGAAAAAATTCAACTTTTTGTTCCACTTGTTGGAGAATTTAATTTAATGAATGCGATTCAAGCAATAACAATTTTGTATAAACTTAATTTTTCTTTAAAAGATCTATCAAAGTTAATACGATCTTTCCCTGGCGCCCCTGGGCGAATGGAGAAAATAGAAATTGATAATGATGACGTTTCAAGATCACTTCCAACAGTAATTGTTGATTATGCCCACACGCCTGATGGATTGAAAAAAGTTTTGCAATCAATTAAAAAACTTTGTAAGGGAAAACTCATTACTGTTTTTGGCTGTGGAGGAGATCGAGATCTTGGTAAAAGGCCTTTAATGGGATCAATAGCTGAAGAGTTTTCTGATCAACTTTTTATAACTTCAGATAATCCAAGATCAGAAGAACCCCAAAAGATAGTAAATGATATTTTGATGGGTATAAAAAAAAGAGAAAAAATAACAATTGAGATTGATAGATTTAAAGCAATAAATAAATCTATTAAATTTGCCAATAAAGAAGATATTGTTTTAATTGCAGGAAAAGGACATGAAGACTACCAAATTCTCAATGATAAAGTTATTAATTTTGATGATAGAAAAATAGCTTATAAATTATTAAAAGAAAAAAGAAAATCTCAATAA
- a CDS encoding SDR family NAD(P)-dependent oxidoreductase, with translation MKGLALVVGAGGIGTQIAKDLSESEKDLEVVLCGRKSEFNSFWELDIEDSQSLLQLKNKISNKPSKLRLVVNATGRLHSDSLQPEKRLQHLDKKNMMESFSINAFSPILLAKAIEEFIPKDLDFNFASISARVGSIGDNQTGGWYSYRAAKSAQNQFFKSLSIEWARRFPKATITLLHPGTVDTDLSRPFHKFVPEHKLFSKEKSSQFLINIIKNQSPKSTGKFIAWDSSEIPW, from the coding sequence ATGAAAGGCTTAGCCTTAGTTGTAGGCGCAGGTGGAATTGGAACCCAAATAGCTAAAGATCTGAGTGAAAGTGAAAAAGATTTAGAAGTTGTTTTGTGCGGAAGAAAAAGTGAATTTAATTCTTTTTGGGAATTAGATATAGAGGATTCACAATCCCTTTTGCAGTTGAAAAATAAAATATCAAATAAGCCTTCAAAATTAAGGCTAGTTGTTAATGCTACAGGTAGACTTCATAGTGATTCTCTTCAACCGGAAAAAAGATTACAACATCTTGATAAAAAAAATATGATGGAAAGTTTTTCAATAAACGCCTTTTCTCCTATTTTATTAGCTAAAGCGATTGAAGAATTTATACCAAAAGATTTGGATTTTAATTTTGCAAGTATAAGTGCAAGAGTTGGTAGCATTGGAGATAATCAAACTGGAGGTTGGTATTCATATAGAGCTGCAAAATCTGCGCAAAATCAGTTTTTTAAATCTTTAAGTATTGAATGGGCTAGACGTTTCCCAAAGGCTACTATCACATTGCTTCATCCAGGAACAGTAGATACTGATTTATCTAGACCTTTTCACAAATTTGTTCCAGAACATAAATTATTTAGTAAAGAAAAATCCTCCCAATTTTTGATCAATATTATTAAAAATCAATCCCCAAAATCTACTGGAAAATTTATTGCTTGGGATAGCTCAGAAATACCCTGGTAA
- a CDS encoding aminotransferase class V-fold PLP-dependent enzyme, translating into MRNNLRDQIPALKNKYYFNYGGQGPLPKSSLEAIVKTWEIIQDLGPFTNDIWPFIYKEILTTKRIIAQKLGVNSKNIALTENISSGMILPFWGIKVEEGEELLISDCEHPGVVAASREFCRRNKLIFKILPIQKIKNLNDENIILEILKNLNSKTKILIISHILWNFGYKIPLKQISIELKNNRENSYLLVDGAQTFGHINIEEEVFYSDLYSITSHKWACGPEGLGAIYVSDRFIHETDPTIIGWKSLKKEQGIYEHSDNLFHDDARKFEVATSCIPLLAGLRNSIDLLDKDCHEKEKSEHIKRLSEKLWDELNQLKGVELVLEKKYLNGIVSFNIENIKDKDKFVNKLGEKKIWIRVLEDPKWFRACVHQMTTEAEINLLSEEIKKLPGYF; encoded by the coding sequence ATGAGAAATAATCTAAGAGATCAAATACCCGCATTAAAAAATAAGTATTATTTCAACTATGGCGGTCAAGGACCATTACCAAAATCTTCTCTAGAAGCAATAGTTAAAACTTGGGAAATTATCCAAGATTTAGGACCATTTACCAATGATATTTGGCCTTTTATTTACAAAGAAATATTAACCACAAAAAGAATCATTGCACAAAAATTAGGTGTCAATTCAAAGAATATAGCTTTAACCGAGAATATATCTTCTGGTATGATTTTGCCCTTTTGGGGAATAAAAGTAGAAGAGGGAGAAGAGTTGTTAATAAGTGACTGTGAACATCCTGGAGTAGTAGCTGCTAGTAGAGAATTTTGCAGAAGAAATAAATTAATATTCAAAATTTTACCAATCCAAAAAATTAAAAATCTAAACGATGAAAATATAATTTTAGAGATTTTAAAAAATCTAAATAGTAAGACTAAGATCCTAATTATTTCTCATATTTTATGGAACTTTGGATATAAAATACCTTTAAAACAAATTTCTATCGAATTAAAAAATAATCGAGAAAACTCTTATCTACTTGTTGATGGTGCTCAAACCTTTGGGCACATAAATATTGAAGAAGAAGTTTTTTATTCTGATTTATATTCAATAACTTCTCATAAATGGGCATGTGGTCCAGAAGGACTTGGAGCTATTTATGTCTCAGATAGATTTATTCATGAAACAGATCCAACAATAATTGGTTGGAAATCATTAAAAAAAGAACAAGGAATTTATGAGCATTCAGATAATCTTTTTCATGATGACGCAAGGAAGTTTGAAGTAGCTACATCTTGCATTCCTTTACTTGCAGGGCTTCGTAATTCTATAGATCTTTTGGATAAAGACTGCCATGAAAAAGAAAAAAGCGAACATATCAAAAGATTAAGTGAGAAACTTTGGGATGAATTAAATCAATTAAAAGGAGTTGAATTAGTTTTAGAAAAAAAGTACTTAAATGGGATAGTTAGTTTTAATATCGAAAATATTAAAGATAAGGATAAATTTGTAAATAAACTTGGAGAAAAGAAAATTTGGATTAGAGTTTTAGAAGATCCAAAATGGTTTAGAGCATGCGTACATCAAATGACTACAGAAGCTGAGATTAATTTACTTTCTGAAGAAATTAAAAAATTACCAGGGTATTTCTGA
- a CDS encoding methyltransferase domain-containing protein codes for MSESCCNTNTSNKASDQFDHKDAIQERYGSAALEKESCLCTPVGFNPVLLEAIPQEVIERDYGCGDPTKYVQKNDIVLDLGSGSGKNAFICAQIVGKEGKVIGVDQNPDMLSLSRSASKEVTKNIGFNNTEFLEGSIEKLDELDKDLNPLIADKLVDIILSNCVLNLVSPESRNNLLRNIKRVLKDNGRIAISDIVSNKKVPLRLQNDHDLWTGCISGAWYEPDFISDFKELGFKNLEFAERSAEPWKVIEDIEFRTVTLVGNI; via the coding sequence ATGTCTGAAAGTTGCTGTAATACAAACACATCTAATAAAGCATCTGATCAATTCGATCATAAAGATGCGATTCAAGAAAGATATGGTTCAGCCGCACTAGAAAAAGAAAGTTGTCTTTGTACACCGGTTGGGTTTAATCCCGTTTTACTTGAAGCAATTCCTCAAGAGGTTATAGAAAGAGACTATGGATGTGGTGATCCAACAAAATATGTTCAAAAAAATGATATAGTCTTAGATCTTGGAAGTGGTAGCGGAAAAAATGCTTTTATTTGTGCCCAAATTGTTGGGAAAGAAGGGAAAGTTATTGGAGTTGATCAGAATCCTGATATGCTTTCTTTATCTAGATCAGCCTCTAAAGAAGTTACAAAAAATATAGGTTTCAACAATACAGAATTTCTAGAAGGTTCAATCGAGAAACTTGATGAATTAGATAAAGATTTAAATCCATTAATCGCTGACAAATTAGTTGATATTATTTTAAGTAATTGCGTTTTAAACTTGGTAAGTCCAGAATCTAGAAATAACCTTCTAAGAAATATAAAAAGAGTTTTAAAAGATAATGGAAGAATTGCAATTAGCGATATTGTTTCTAACAAAAAAGTTCCTTTAAGATTGCAAAATGATCATGACCTATGGACAGGATGTATTAGTGGAGCATGGTATGAACCAGACTTTATAAGTGACTTTAAAGAACTAGGATTTAAAAATTTAGAATTTGCAGAAAGGAGTGCTGAACCTTGGAAAGTAATTGAGGATATTGAATTTAGGACAGTAACTTTAGTGGGCAATATTTAA
- a CDS encoding DUF4278 domain-containing protein: protein MTTLTYRGKNYVQNKEAAKKQLIELTYRRNVYTNRMDDASSSNEKAELNYRGVNYTK, encoded by the coding sequence ATGACTACTTTAACTTACAGAGGTAAAAACTACGTTCAAAACAAAGAAGCTGCTAAAAAGCAACTTATTGAACTTACCTACAGAAGAAACGTATACACCAACAGAATGGATGACGCTTCTTCAAGTAATGAAAAAGCAGAATTAAATTACAGAGGTGTTAATTACACTAAATAA
- a CDS encoding NifU family protein: protein MSTETLSLTNENVEKVLDELRPFLISDGGNVEIAEIDGPIVKVRLQGACGSCPSSTMTLKMGIERKLKEMIPEISEVVQVL from the coding sequence ATGAGTACTGAAACACTCTCGCTGACAAACGAAAATGTAGAAAAAGTCCTTGACGAGCTAAGACCTTTTTTAATTTCTGATGGAGGTAATGTAGAGATTGCAGAAATAGATGGTCCAATTGTCAAAGTCAGACTTCAAGGAGCATGTGGTAGTTGCCCAAGTAGTACTATGACTCTAAAAATGGGTATTGAAAGAAAGTTAAAAGAAATGATTCCTGAAATAAGCGAAGTTGTCCAGGTTTTATAA
- a CDS encoding malate:quinone oxidoreductase has translation MTSSKNPTNENSYFDAVLVGAGIMSSTLALLISEVLPDKKFLIIEKLNAPGSESTGAFNNAGTGHAANCELNYTPLDEKGNLKIDKALSINRSFETSMSLWASLYEVGKIDIKKFLKFIPHISFVSGQDNISFLKKRFQKMTENPEFIDMEFSTSFDEISSWAPLITKDRNPSTNIAATRIGRGTDINFEALTKEYLSLVSLNKNVEIRYKTELVDLKKIDKKQWEIEISSEGRKSSIRTGYVFLGAGGKTINYLQKSKIPEAKSYGGFPVSGKWLICEKKDLTEKHNSKVYGKADIGSPPMSVPHLDTRWIDNKKLLLYGPFAGFTTKFLKQSSYFDLFSSIKKNNIFSMLDVGFKNNDLINYLISQSLKNHNSRVENLKNMMPSANSSDWYLKNAGQRVQIIKKTEAGGSLKFGTEIVNSSDGSLSALLGASPGASTAVSIMVKVLEKSVLFLNDKHNLQKKINDLIYPGISDSENNSTFIKDIKKRNNSIFGFHP, from the coding sequence GTGACTTCATCTAAAAATCCCACTAATGAAAATAGCTACTTTGATGCAGTCTTAGTAGGAGCTGGGATAATGAGTAGTACTTTAGCCCTCCTAATTTCAGAAGTTTTACCAGATAAAAAATTTCTTATTATAGAAAAATTAAATGCTCCAGGAAGTGAAAGTACTGGCGCTTTTAATAATGCAGGTACAGGACATGCGGCTAATTGCGAATTAAACTATACCCCTTTAGACGAAAAAGGAAATCTAAAAATAGATAAAGCGCTCTCAATAAATCGTTCTTTTGAAACATCTATGTCATTGTGGGCTTCATTGTATGAAGTAGGGAAAATTGATATTAAGAAGTTTCTAAAATTTATTCCTCATATTAGCTTTGTGTCTGGCCAGGATAATATTTCTTTTTTAAAAAAAAGATTTCAGAAAATGACCGAAAATCCTGAATTCATCGATATGGAATTTTCTACATCTTTTGATGAAATTTCATCATGGGCTCCTCTAATAACAAAAGATAGAAATCCATCTACTAATATTGCTGCTACCAGAATAGGTAGAGGAACTGATATTAATTTTGAGGCTTTAACTAAAGAGTATTTGTCATTAGTTTCTTTAAACAAAAATGTTGAAATTAGATATAAAACAGAATTAGTAGATTTAAAGAAAATTGATAAAAAACAATGGGAAATAGAAATTAGTTCAGAAGGTAGAAAATCTTCAATTAGAACAGGCTATGTTTTTCTTGGCGCTGGTGGAAAAACAATTAATTATTTACAAAAATCAAAAATTCCAGAAGCAAAAAGTTATGGTGGATTTCCTGTTAGTGGGAAATGGCTTATTTGCGAGAAAAAAGATCTAACAGAAAAACATAACTCAAAAGTTTATGGTAAAGCTGATATTGGATCGCCACCAATGTCTGTTCCTCATTTAGATACCAGATGGATTGATAATAAAAAACTTCTTTTATATGGACCTTTTGCTGGATTTACAACAAAATTTTTAAAGCAAAGTTCATACTTTGACTTATTTAGTTCAATTAAAAAGAATAATATTTTTTCTATGTTAGACGTTGGTTTCAAGAATAATGATTTAATTAATTACTTAATATCACAATCATTAAAGAACCATAACTCAAGAGTTGAAAATTTAAAGAATATGATGCCATCAGCTAATTCGTCTGATTGGTATTTAAAGAATGCTGGTCAAAGAGTCCAAATAATTAAAAAAACTGAAGCCGGTGGTTCTTTGAAATTTGGAACTGAGATTGTGAATTCATCTGATGGATCATTATCTGCTTTGTTAGGGGCATCTCCCGGAGCAAGTACTGCGGTCTCAATTATGGTTAAGGTTCTAGAAAAATCTGTCTTATTTTTAAACGACAAGCATAATCTTCAGAAAAAAATAAATGACTTAATCTATCCAGGAATATCGGACTCTGAAAATAACAGTACCTTCATAAAAGACATCAAAAAAAGAAATAATTCCATTTTTGGTTTCCATCCATAA